One segment of Anopheles stephensi strain Indian chromosome 3, UCI_ANSTEP_V1.0, whole genome shotgun sequence DNA contains the following:
- the LOC118512189 gene encoding H(+)/Cl(-) exchange transporter 7 isoform X1, which translates to MSSQRRLIDCESDEENIREEVPTHRRNRRNEPTDFNIPVTNEADADPAFNLNRRSKEASQYESLDYDVCENVLWRREQTKIKPKFTVRKDFSRWVISLQIGVCTALVACCINIVIEEVSRLKYGFLKRQVDENVLRGDLSIPYLYWSLLNLVPVVIGATLVAYVEPVAAGSGIPQVKCYLNGVKVPRIVRIKTLAVKAVGVATSVIGGLAGGKEGPMIHSGAVIAAGISQGKSTTFRRDLRILQHFRDDHEKRDFVVGGAAAGVAAAFGAPIGGILFSLEEAASFWNQSLIWRTFFASIISSFTLNLILSAYHGLSSFHYRGLFNLGEFAPLPFEYFELPIFMLMGVLGGCSGALWNAVNSRINMFRAHAIKPRWAKVLEAAFVAVLGATFACLMAYTINDCRPLGRDPTEHPVQLFCQDNEYNAAAALWFQTPEATVKALFHDPPGSHKILTLAAFVLIYYPLSCVTYGLSVSLGIFIPTLLIGAAWGRLLASFTVLAFPASSAFVSPGKYALIGAAAQLGGVVRMTLSLSVILLETTGNIGFILPIILTLMTAKWSGDYFNEGIYDIQIQASRVPMLPWHVEPEYQNLSAHHIMARPVVCVRLEEKVQYLMDILKNTSHNGFPVVEDGDDGSRVNGRLIGLILRSQLVVILKHSYYQESSSFWESTVSIEAFRDAYPRYPAVEDLHVNAHKRSGKFSVNMEMFMNPSPYSVEEGTSVPRIFQLFRALGLRHLVVVSSENRVRGIITRKDFLKHH; encoded by the exons ATGTCGTCCCAAAGGCGACTAATCGATTGCGAAAGTGACGAAGAAAACATCCGCGAAGAAGTACCCACTCACCGGCGAAATCGGCGAAAT GAACCGACGGACTTCAATATACCCGTCACGAATGAAGCGGACGCGGATCCTGCGTTCAACCTAAACAGACGTTCGAAGGAAGCTTCCCAGTATGAG AGTTTGGATTACGATGTGTGCGAAAATGTGCTGTGGCGCCGAGAACAAACGAAGATTAAACCAAAGTTCACCGTGCGGAAGGATTTCTCCCGGTGGGTCATTTCGCTACAGATCGGTGTCTGTACGGCGCTCGTTGCCTGCTGCATCAACATCGTGATCGAGGAGGTTTCGCGCCTCAAGTACGGATTCCTGAAGCGCCAGGTCGACGAGAATGTGCTGCGCGGTGATCTTAGCATTCCCTACCTGTACTGGTCCCTGCTAAATCTCGTCCCGGTCGTCATCGGAGCCACGCTGGTTGCGTACGTGGAACCGGTTGCTGCCGGCAGTGGCATTCCGCAGGTGAAGTGCTACCTGAACGGTGTAAAGGTGCCACGCATCGTGCGCATCAAAACGCTCGCGGTGAAGGCGGTCGGTGTGGCCACATCCGTAATCGGTGGCCTAGCCGGTGGAAAGGAAGGGCCGATGATACACAGCGGTGCCGTTATTGCGGCCGGCATTTCGCAAGGCAAAAGCACCACCTTCCGGCGTGATTTGAGGATCCTGCAGCACTTCCGGGACGATCACGAAAAGCGAGACTTTGTGGTGGGCGGGGCGGCAGCGGGTGTGGCGGCCGCTTTCGGCGCACCGATCGGTGGCATTCTGTTCTCGCTCGAAGAGGCAGCCAGCTTCTGGAACCAGAGTCTCATTTGGCGCACGTTTTTCGCGTCGATCATCAGCTCCTTTACGCTCAACCTCATCCTGTCGGCGTACCACGGGCTGAGCAGCTTCCACTACCGTGGTTTGTTCAATTTGGGAGAGTTTGCACCGCTCCCGTTCGAGTACTTCGAGCTGCCGATCTTTATGCTGATGGGTGTGCTGGGCGGCTGTTCTGGTGCGCTGTGGAATGCGGTCAACAGTCGGATCAACATGTTCCGGGCGCATGCCATCAAGCCGCGCTGGGCAAAGGTGCTGGAGGCGGCATTTGTGGCCGTGCTGGGCGCGACCTTTGCCTGTTTGATGGCCTACACGATCAATGACTGCCGGCCGTTGGGACGCGATCCGACGGAGCATCCGGTGCAGCTGTTCTGCCAGGATAATGAGTATAATGCGGCTGCGGCCCTGTGGTTCCAAACGCCCGAAGCAACGGTTAAGGCACTGTTCCACGATCCACCTGGTTCGCACAAAATCCTCACGCTGGCGGCGTTTGTGCTGATCTACTATCCGCTGTCGTGCGTGACGTACGGGCTGAGCGTATCGCTGGGCATTTTCATTCCCACCCTACTGATCGGAGCTGCCTGGGGACGCTTGCTTGCCTCCTTTACGGTTCTCGCGTTTCCCGCCTCGAGC GCCTTTGTGTCGCCCGGGAAGTACGCGCTGATTGGAGCAGCCGCCCAGCTAGGCGGCGTTGTTCGAATGACGCTTAGCTTGAGCGTGATCCTGCTGGAAACGACGGGCAACATTGGCTTCATCCTGCCCATCATACTAACACTGATGACGGCCAAATGGAGCGGCGATTACTTCAACGAGGGCATCTACGACATCCAGATACAGGCATCGCGCGTCCCCATGCTGCCGTGGCACGTCGAGCCGGAGTATCAGAATCTCTCGGCCCACCACATTATGGCCCGACCGGTCGTGTGCGTACGGCTCGAGGAGAAGGTTCAATATCTGATGGACATACTGAAAAACACGTCCCACAATGGATTCCCCGTGGTGGAGGATGGTGACGAT GGATCGCGCGTTAACGGTCGTCTCATCGGATTGATCCTTCGCTCGCAGCTGGTGGTGATACTGAAGCACAGCTACTACCAAGAATCGAGCAGCTTCTGGGAGTCAACCGTCAGCATCGAAGCGTTTCGTGACGCGTATCCTCGCTATCCCGCCGTTGAG GATCTACACGTGAACGCACATAAACGGAGCGGCAAATTCTCGGTCAATATGGAAATGTTTATGAACCCGTCACCGTACAGCGTCGAGGAAGGCACATCGGTGCCTCGCATCTTCCAGCTGTTCCGGGCTCTGGGTTTGCGCCATCTCGTCGTGGTGTCGTCGGAGAATCGTGTGCGGGGCATAATTACGCGCAAAGATTTCCTGAAGCATCATTAG
- the LOC118512189 gene encoding H(+)/Cl(-) exchange transporter 7 isoform X2: MKQQTYSDVTESLDYDVCENVLWRREQTKIKPKFTVRKDFSRWVISLQIGVCTALVACCINIVIEEVSRLKYGFLKRQVDENVLRGDLSIPYLYWSLLNLVPVVIGATLVAYVEPVAAGSGIPQVKCYLNGVKVPRIVRIKTLAVKAVGVATSVIGGLAGGKEGPMIHSGAVIAAGISQGKSTTFRRDLRILQHFRDDHEKRDFVVGGAAAGVAAAFGAPIGGILFSLEEAASFWNQSLIWRTFFASIISSFTLNLILSAYHGLSSFHYRGLFNLGEFAPLPFEYFELPIFMLMGVLGGCSGALWNAVNSRINMFRAHAIKPRWAKVLEAAFVAVLGATFACLMAYTINDCRPLGRDPTEHPVQLFCQDNEYNAAAALWFQTPEATVKALFHDPPGSHKILTLAAFVLIYYPLSCVTYGLSVSLGIFIPTLLIGAAWGRLLASFTVLAFPASSAFVSPGKYALIGAAAQLGGVVRMTLSLSVILLETTGNIGFILPIILTLMTAKWSGDYFNEGIYDIQIQASRVPMLPWHVEPEYQNLSAHHIMARPVVCVRLEEKVQYLMDILKNTSHNGFPVVEDGDDGSRVNGRLIGLILRSQLVVILKHSYYQESSSFWESTVSIEAFRDAYPRYPAVEDLHVNAHKRSGKFSVNMEMFMNPSPYSVEEGTSVPRIFQLFRALGLRHLVVVSSENRVRGIITRKDFLKHH; encoded by the exons ATGAAGCAGCAAACTTACAGCGATGTGACCGAG AGTTTGGATTACGATGTGTGCGAAAATGTGCTGTGGCGCCGAGAACAAACGAAGATTAAACCAAAGTTCACCGTGCGGAAGGATTTCTCCCGGTGGGTCATTTCGCTACAGATCGGTGTCTGTACGGCGCTCGTTGCCTGCTGCATCAACATCGTGATCGAGGAGGTTTCGCGCCTCAAGTACGGATTCCTGAAGCGCCAGGTCGACGAGAATGTGCTGCGCGGTGATCTTAGCATTCCCTACCTGTACTGGTCCCTGCTAAATCTCGTCCCGGTCGTCATCGGAGCCACGCTGGTTGCGTACGTGGAACCGGTTGCTGCCGGCAGTGGCATTCCGCAGGTGAAGTGCTACCTGAACGGTGTAAAGGTGCCACGCATCGTGCGCATCAAAACGCTCGCGGTGAAGGCGGTCGGTGTGGCCACATCCGTAATCGGTGGCCTAGCCGGTGGAAAGGAAGGGCCGATGATACACAGCGGTGCCGTTATTGCGGCCGGCATTTCGCAAGGCAAAAGCACCACCTTCCGGCGTGATTTGAGGATCCTGCAGCACTTCCGGGACGATCACGAAAAGCGAGACTTTGTGGTGGGCGGGGCGGCAGCGGGTGTGGCGGCCGCTTTCGGCGCACCGATCGGTGGCATTCTGTTCTCGCTCGAAGAGGCAGCCAGCTTCTGGAACCAGAGTCTCATTTGGCGCACGTTTTTCGCGTCGATCATCAGCTCCTTTACGCTCAACCTCATCCTGTCGGCGTACCACGGGCTGAGCAGCTTCCACTACCGTGGTTTGTTCAATTTGGGAGAGTTTGCACCGCTCCCGTTCGAGTACTTCGAGCTGCCGATCTTTATGCTGATGGGTGTGCTGGGCGGCTGTTCTGGTGCGCTGTGGAATGCGGTCAACAGTCGGATCAACATGTTCCGGGCGCATGCCATCAAGCCGCGCTGGGCAAAGGTGCTGGAGGCGGCATTTGTGGCCGTGCTGGGCGCGACCTTTGCCTGTTTGATGGCCTACACGATCAATGACTGCCGGCCGTTGGGACGCGATCCGACGGAGCATCCGGTGCAGCTGTTCTGCCAGGATAATGAGTATAATGCGGCTGCGGCCCTGTGGTTCCAAACGCCCGAAGCAACGGTTAAGGCACTGTTCCACGATCCACCTGGTTCGCACAAAATCCTCACGCTGGCGGCGTTTGTGCTGATCTACTATCCGCTGTCGTGCGTGACGTACGGGCTGAGCGTATCGCTGGGCATTTTCATTCCCACCCTACTGATCGGAGCTGCCTGGGGACGCTTGCTTGCCTCCTTTACGGTTCTCGCGTTTCCCGCCTCGAGC GCCTTTGTGTCGCCCGGGAAGTACGCGCTGATTGGAGCAGCCGCCCAGCTAGGCGGCGTTGTTCGAATGACGCTTAGCTTGAGCGTGATCCTGCTGGAAACGACGGGCAACATTGGCTTCATCCTGCCCATCATACTAACACTGATGACGGCCAAATGGAGCGGCGATTACTTCAACGAGGGCATCTACGACATCCAGATACAGGCATCGCGCGTCCCCATGCTGCCGTGGCACGTCGAGCCGGAGTATCAGAATCTCTCGGCCCACCACATTATGGCCCGACCGGTCGTGTGCGTACGGCTCGAGGAGAAGGTTCAATATCTGATGGACATACTGAAAAACACGTCCCACAATGGATTCCCCGTGGTGGAGGATGGTGACGAT GGATCGCGCGTTAACGGTCGTCTCATCGGATTGATCCTTCGCTCGCAGCTGGTGGTGATACTGAAGCACAGCTACTACCAAGAATCGAGCAGCTTCTGGGAGTCAACCGTCAGCATCGAAGCGTTTCGTGACGCGTATCCTCGCTATCCCGCCGTTGAG GATCTACACGTGAACGCACATAAACGGAGCGGCAAATTCTCGGTCAATATGGAAATGTTTATGAACCCGTCACCGTACAGCGTCGAGGAAGGCACATCGGTGCCTCGCATCTTCCAGCTGTTCCGGGCTCTGGGTTTGCGCCATCTCGTCGTGGTGTCGTCGGAGAATCGTGTGCGGGGCATAATTACGCGCAAAGATTTCCTGAAGCATCATTAG
- the LOC118514272 gene encoding glutamate receptor 1-like translates to MSRILQPQPSAWLVFLIIVHTGSGVSANIPPSPTVLDQRLAAVRDLLVHLDRSRQLLVLTCWSPAVRYALWQTVREATGAARFVRFAAVDEHQLPWHDRDQHQIVTVVDLSCPGTDSLLESATQLLYYRVRWIVLQSALEAGTAKGWKNCTEYPLLERLPLLISNELFYYCTDPSTGRHLVRQLYRLSAGTSSPPGPVYEEFGVWESQSGIRVAPPTVRPPVTSVRRQNFQQFQLRASLVVLHNETLNHLDDLHDKHIDTISRVNYQLTKSVAHALNATVRFSIVDSWGYRDPHTDRFNGMVGELQSDLADLGGTSMFFTQDRIKTVDFLSMTTSTRASFVFRAPKLSFTDNVFVLPFDQYVWYCTVSFILLSGLLLLVVLRTERRYKVSAGGDNSTSTATGLSDTLLNVFGTTCQQGSFIEPKTAPSRCLILLCLVVLMFLYASYSANIVALIQSPSTKIQTLEDLLASRLKTGAEDTVYNRYYFRHETEPIRKALYERKMRNKDGTENFLPLAQGVELVRQGHYAFHVEKGVGYKLISETFQEEEKCGLQEVEYLKVIEPYYAVQKNSSFREPVRINLFKLREFGVQGRENTLLYTKKPRCVGGSSFIPVSIVDVWPALVTLGWGYFLTITMLLGEQLWVRVRVRILPAEGYFQQ, encoded by the exons ATGAGTCGGATTCTTCAACCACAACCTTCAGCGTGGTTAGTTTTCCTGATCATAGTGCACACTGGAAGTGGAGTGTCAGCAAACATTCCTCCATCGCCTACTGTGCTCGATCAGCGTTTAGCTGCGGTTCGGGATCTTCTAGTACATCTGGACCGCTCGCGGCAGCTGCTAGTGCTGACCTGCTGGTCACCTGCCGTTCGTTATGCCCTGTGGCAAACTGTTCGCGAAGCTACCGGTGCCGCCCGTTTTGTTCGATTTGCCGCAGTGGACGAACATCAGCTTCCCTGGCACGATCGAGACCAGCATCAAATCGTGACTGTGGTTGATCTATCCTGTCCCGGGACTGATTCGCTGCTCGAATCGGCAACTCAACTGCTGTACTACCGTGTGCGTTGGATTGTCCTGCAAAGCGCGCTTGAAGCGGGAACCGCCAAAGGTTGGAAGAACTGTACCGAATACCCGTTGCTCGAACGACTTCCGCTGCTGATAAGCAATGAGCTGTTTTACTACTGCACTGACCCCAGTACGGGACGCCACCTGGTGCGGCAACTGTATCGACTGTCCGCGGGAacctcctctcctccgggacCGGTGTACGAGGAGTTTGGTGTTTGGGAGTCGCAGTCGGGAATTCGCGTGGCGCCCCCCACCGTACGGCCGCCGGTAACATCGGTTAGGAGGCAAAACTTTCAACAGTTCCAGCTCCGTGCCTCGCTCGTTGTTCTGCACAACGAAACGCTCAACCATCTGGACGATCTTCA CGATAAGCACATCGATACGATCTCCCGTGTGAATTATCAGCTCACGAAATCGGTCGCACACGCGCTGAATGCAACGGTCCGATTTAGCATCGTGGACAGCTGGGGCTATCGGGACCCGCACACCGATCGCTTCAACGGTATGGTCGGCGAGCTGCAGAGCGATCTTGCCGATCTGGGCGGAACGTCCATGTTTTTCACCCAGGATCGCATCAAGACGGTCGATTTCCTGTCGATGACCACATCGACGCGCGCCAGCTTCGTGTTTCGCGCACCCAAGCTGTCCTTTACCGATAACGTGTTTGTGCTGCCGTTCGACCAGTACGTCTGGTACTGTACGGTCAGCTTCATTCTGCTGTCCGGGCTGCtcttgctggtggtgttgcgTACCGAGCGTCGGTACAAGGTGAGCGCCGGTGGAgacaacagcaccagcaccgcAACCGGACTGTCCGATACGCTGCTGAACGTGTTCGGTACGACCTGCCAGCAGGGATCGTTTATTGAACCGAAGACGGCACCGTCGCGATGCCTCATACTGCTCTGCCTGGTGGTGCTGATGTTCCTGTACGCCAGCTATTCGGCCAACATTGTCGCGCTGATTCAGTCGCCCTCGACGAAGATACAAACGCTGGAGGACTTGCTGGCGTCTAGGTTGAAAACGGGCGCGGAAGATACGGTTTACAATCGGTATTACTTTCGG CACGAAACGGAACCGATCCGGAAGGCGCTGTACGAGCGGAAGATGCGGAACAAGGATGGGACGGAAAATTTTCTTCCCCTAGCACAGGGCGTCGAGCTCGTGCGGCAGGGCCACTACGCGTTCCACGTCGAGAAAGGTGTCGGCTACAAGCTGATCAGCGAAACGTTTCAGGAGGAGGAAAAGTGTGGCCTACAGGAGGTGGAATATCTGAAGGTCATCGAACCGTACTATGCGGTGCAGAAGAACAGCTCGTTCCGCGAGCCGGTACGTATCAATCTGTTTAAGCTGCGCGAGTTTGGTGTACAGGGCCGGGAAAATACGCTCCTGTACACGAAGAAGCCACGCTGCGTCGGTGGCAGTAGCTTCATTCCCGTGTCGATCGTTGATGTGTGGCCCGCTCTGGTAACGCTTGGCTGGGGCTACTTTCTCACCATAACGATGCTGCTCGGTGAACAGCTTTGGGTGCGTGTGCGCGTTCGGATACTGCCGGCCGAAGGGTACTTTCAGCAGTAG
- the LOC118512195 gene encoding superoxide dismutase [Cu-Zn] has product MVPSATIVFGVVAFCGLQLVPGQLTDDVEFIDPTVGLGPGGTASGIPLGPRGFRGFEILPRPEPSWKAGATLVADNPEQQIMGTISFRQFAPGHVQTAINVTGLPVGKHAVHVHAFGDMREGCKSTGPHFRSSIIGNIEVKEDGNAMIDFHSPYINLFGFAGIVGRSIVVHEKPSEIYRFPDLSINNPISFQGEEDTVGARIACGLITILDNVAP; this is encoded by the exons ATGGTGCCGTCGGCGACAATCGTGTTTGGAGTCGTAGCCTTCTGTGGACTGCAGTTGGTCCCGGGCCAGCTTACGGACGATGTGGAGTTTATCGATCCAACGGTTGGGCTGGGGCCGGGCGGTACTGCCAGCGGGATTCCACTAGGGCCGCGAGGATTCCGTGGGTTTGAAATCCTTCCCAGA CCGGAACCATCGTGGAAGGCGGGCGCAACACTGGTTGCGGACAATCCGGAGCAGCAGATCATGGGAACGATTTCCTTCCGCCAGTTCGCTCCGGGCCACGTCCAGACGGCCATCAACGTTACCGGCCTGCCGGTGGGGAAGCACGCGGTCCACGTACACGCGTTCGGCGATATGCGCGAGGGATGCAAATCGACCGGGCCACACTTTCGCAGCAGCATC ATTGGCAACATCGAGGTAAAGGAGGACGGTAACGCGATGATCGATTTCCACAGCCCGTACATCAATCTGTTCGGGTTCGCTGGCATCGTGGGCCGCTCGATCGTGGTACACGAGAAACCGTCCGAGATCTACCGGTTTCCGGACCTGTCCATCAACAATCCGATCTCGTTCCAGGGCGAGGAGGATACGGTCGGCGCGCGGATCGCCTGTGGGCTTATAACGATTCTCGATAATGTCGCGCCGTAG